From Piliocolobus tephrosceles isolate RC106 chromosome 16, ASM277652v3, whole genome shotgun sequence, the proteins below share one genomic window:
- the LOC111521386 gene encoding olfactory receptor 1E1 has translation MMGRNQTSISEFLLLGLPIQPEQQNLFYALFLAMYLTTLLGNLLIIVLIQLDSHLHTPMYLFLSHLSFSDLCFSSVTIPKLLQNMQNQDPSIPFADCLTQMYFFLFFGDLESFLLVAMAYDRYVAICFPLHYTAIMSPTLCLSLVALSWVLTTFHAMLHTLLMARLCFCADNVIPHFFCDMSALLKLACSDTRVNELVIFIMGGLILVIPFLLILGSYARIVSSILKVPSSKGICKAFSTCGSHLSVVSLFYGTVIGLYLCPSANSSTLKETVMAMMYTVVTPMLNPFIYSLRNRDMKGALGRIIHQKKTFLSL, from the coding sequence ATGATGGGACGAAATCAAACCAGCATCTCAGAGTTCCTGCTCCTGGGCCTGCCCATCCAGCCAGAGCAGCAAAACCTGTTCTATGCCCTGTTCTTGGCCATGTATCTTACCACCCTCCTGGGGAACCTCCTCATCATTGTCCTCATTCAACTGGACTCCCATCTCCACACGCCTATGTATTTGTTTCTCAGCCACTTGTCCTTCTCAGACCTCTGCTTCTCTTCCGTGACCATTCCCAAGTTGTTACAGAACATGCAGAACCAAGACCCATCCATCCCCTTTGCGGACTGCCTGACCCAAATgtacttcttcctgttttttggAGACCTGGAGAGCTTCCTGCTTGTGGCCATGGCCTATGACCGCTATGTGGCCATCTGCTTCCCCCTGCACTACACCGCCATCATGAGCCCCACGCTCTGTCTCTCCCTGGTGGCGCTGTCCTGGGTGCTGACCACCTTCCATGCCATGTTACACACTTTACTCATGGCCAGGTTGTGTTTTTGTGCAGACAATGTGATCCCCCACTTTTTCTGTGATATGTCTGCTCTGCTGAAGCTGGCCTGCTCTGACACTCGAGTTAATGAATTGGTGATATTTATCATGGGAGGGCTGATTCTTGTCATCCCATTCCTACTCATCCTTGGGTCCTATGCACGGATTGTCTCCTCCATCCTCAAGGTCCCTTCGTCTAAGGGTATCTGCAAGGCCTTCTCTACTTGTGGCTCCCACCTCTCTGTGGTGTCACTGTTCTATGGGACCGTTATTGGCCTCTACTTATGCCCATCAGCGAATAGTTCTACTCTAAAGGAGACTGTCATGGCTATGATGTACACTGTGGTGACCCCCATGCTGAACCCCTTCATCtacagcctgaggaacagagACATGAAGGGAGCCCTGGGCAGAATCATTcatcaaaagaaaactttcttatCTCTCTGA